The following nucleotide sequence is from Vanessa cardui chromosome 19, ilVanCard2.1, whole genome shotgun sequence.
GGTTCTGGACCTTTTTCCATGCAGGAATCATTTTCTTCATCCATCATGCTTTGAAGTGGGTCTAGCTCATTGAGATCTACAATTGACGTTGTGGTAGAATCAATAAATTCAGGCAAAGATATGATCTCTGTAGGCAAGGCACAGTCCCGTTTCAAAACCACATCTTCATCTTTAGTAGAATCATCTTTTTCAGGTCCAATTTTTTCAGGCGTTGAAGGAACCAAAGTTGCTTTGTCTAATTCTGGCATAGACACTTTAGAACTGTTTGAagtctttttttcttttctaaacTTTCTAAGACTTAGTGTTGAGGATCTTTCTGCATCAACAGCCATTTCGAACGCTACCAAGTTTGATGTGGAAGGACCTCTTGATGATCCTTGAATGTTTGATTCCAAACTTACTTCCTGACGAGCTGGCGGTTCACTGTTTGGACCTGAAGATTTATCAACTTCAGTTGATGTTTCATCATCCACCTCATGTAAAGTCACAGATTGGTTGGTTTCAACCGCCTCGTGTTGAGCTCTTTTTCTAGATGTCGAAGGGAGTTCGGAATTATCTTGATTAGCTAACGTTTGAAGACCATCATCTTGATTAGCGACATTACGATCACAGAGGCTTGTTGAAGACGGTGCGTAGTCTTCTTCTCCGAACACATCTTTATTTATTGGCCATAAACCGGGTGTTTGAAAACCTTTGACAGCATTGTTGGCAGTAGCACATTTCAGATATGCAGGAGTGAACAATCTCGCCACGTCATATTGGTTGACAATCCTTCCTGGATGCGCCTTTTGGAATCGATTTATTTCTTgttcaaagaatatttttaggGGGCCATATACGGCAACATCCAAAGGTTGTAACTTGTTTGATGTGTGAGGGGGTAGGGACAAGAGAATTACATGGTTTTGACTTGCATACTCCAGGGCAGGATAAAATTTGTGGCTTTCATGATTATCCAATATTAGTAAAACCTTACTCTCTGCAGTGGGTCGTACATGGTAAGTAAAAAACCTGATCcattccaaaaatatttctcCATTAATCCACCCAGATGGAGAGCAAGTTCCTTGTGTTTCTGGAGGAGAACCATCCAACAGGCGATCTTGCATCCTTTTGCGTGCAAATATCATGAATGGTGGTATAAATGATCCAGATGCATTGCAGCAACACACAATTGTTGTGGTTTGTCCTCGTTCCGTGCTAGCAATGACCCCTACCTGCTTCTTACCCTTAGTAGAAAGAACCATAGGTGGCTTATTTGTTGACGTTTGTATCCCGGTTTCATCGACATTGTATATCCTGCTACCATCGATCTTGTGTTTTTCTACCTGTTCCGACAGCAGCTCGTAGAACCGTTCGACTTGAGGACGATTAAAGCCTTTAACCCTGGCAACTGAAGTCGCTTCTGGAACTCTGAGGCAAATGGATGGATTTCTACCCAAAAAACCAGCTAACCAGTCATCTCCTGCTTTCTCATTTTTGTCCCAACTTGGTGGACGTGCAAGATTATTTTTCTTTGCGTAAACATAGACTAATTTTTTGAAATCTTCACGAGTCAATCCATAAAAAACACTGTCCATCTCTCTTAAATATTCTTGAAGATCGGCTTCTTGTGCGTCAGTAAATACTTTGCGAAATCGGCCAAGCTGAGCAGATGAACTACCACTTTTCACATGCCGATAAAGTGTAGCATAAGGTAAGCCATATTTTGTAGCTGTCGAAATTAGACGCGGCCGCTCGTTAGTTCGATTGGTACAGGACTGAGGGGTACCGGGTGGGTGTCCCTGCGCATGGCGGACAGAATCGCGGCCGAAGTTTGCTAGTAGTGGGGAGTATTCGCTTTGCCTGGCCTGTTCGCTATGCCCGGACTTCCCCTATATCCATAAAATGCCCACCTCATTCAGGTTctcagtattttaattataaacatttccaTTCTGTAGTATTACTCGCAGTTGTTGATGCAAACaagaagtttattattatagatattggtTCCATGGGCAGATTTAGTGATGGTGGTATTTTTTCTGATAGTGCATTTGGACGAAGGCTACAAAATAACGAATTAAATTTGCCTAGTGACCAACCTTTACTACAAGGTGGTACTGCAATACCTTACGTATTTATAGGTGACCAGGCATATcctttacaaaaacattttatgagaCCATACCCACAAAGCGCATGTCGTAACAGTAGAGAAAAAAGGAACTTTAATTATCGTCTCAGCAGAGCGCGAAATGTGGTAGAAAATGCCTTTGGTATTTTGTCAATGCGATTTCGGATATTTCGTCGGCCATTAGAGTGTAAAGTAGAATCAGttgatttaataacaaaagctGCTTGCGTGCTACACAATTATCTTTCAACTAATCAAACAATAATAGCTTTTGATGAAGCAAGTGCTGAGGACGGATCAGTTTTACGATCAGTGGGACAACTACATGACAATGTACGAGCAACAAGAGAAGCATTTCATGTAAGAGAATCCTTTTGTAAtcattttaacaataacaatataaattaaacttactgTCTGATATGTTCGGGTTTTTCATTTCATCCACTATCCTCTTCCATAAACCGTCTTTTTTAGTTGTGTCCCGGTAGTCTTTATCCTCTGGATTATACAACACAGGATACTGCTTGACATATTCAATAAACACCTCCATGCTGCTAAATACGTGTTTTACCAACCGCGCACGAACGCTCACTGTACAAACACGTTCGAACAACACTATCGACAGGTGTCAGAGGGGTAAGGCAAGGGGGTGAGAGGCGTTTAGTTTAGCTCAGTTAGTTACGGATCGGCCGCCCAACTAAGTTAGTTCCACTTAGCTGGGGCATTTCACGTAGCTTAGCTGGCATAGTTTGCGGTGGACGCACATGTATGAAAAACTTGATCAACTATGTGAGCTAAGCTGAACTAACTTAGTTTAGTTGGCGGTGGACGATCGGCTTAAAAGGTCAAGAAAAAACAAgtaattttatacgtttttattcATTACGGTTGTTATTGATTCCGACTCCGATTCTGAATCAGTATACTCAGAATCGGAATCagttacatttataacaaatgaattcacATATTCGTCTATGATGTGGTCGAGTTGACACATTTTGTCTTCGACTTTTATGGCATGGTTGATGTACTGTCTCCAATTTTCAGGTGTCACTTCCTTCAGGCCttcttcaaataattatttcacgtcatttattttaaaagttttattgttcCTGGCGACGTACCCCTTTGCTTGAGCCCATATTAACTTTATCGGGTTGAGCTCACAGTGATAAGGGGGCAGTCTCAGGATTGTGACACCGCATTCAGCGGCCAACTCTTCCACAGCATAGCGTTCGTAATTCGATTTTTGTAATTTGACTATTTCTATTAATTGAGCCTTTATCATTGAAGgttgatatttaatttgtttttgatccAACCATTGAATAATATCAGCCTTCCGCCAGTTTGAAGTCGGAATACGCTTAACCTTTCTTGAATGATACGGTGCGTTATCTATTACCAGCACCGCATTAGGCTTTAAAATTGGCAAAATGCTTTTAAGCCATTCCTCAAAACACTCCGAGTTCATTTCGTCATGGTAgtctatactatttttttttggattcaaaaattaataaaccgcCTTCTACAAAACCTTCATCACTGCCTATATGTGAAATTATTAGGCGTCGACCTTTGCCGGTTGGGCCCTTTAGGCCTGTAGTCAAGCCTTTGGAAAACGCTTGTTTGGAAGATTCTATTGTTGTATCCACCCAAACTTTACCAGTTGTATGACctgttaatatacaaaatacttataaataatgtactgacacaaattatttttgaaactgAAAAACTATTCACTAAATacagttgtaaataaaaatattcaattacctTCATTGATCTAGGTCTCGtcttgataataaattatttttccttgtCTCCGATATTCTTTGATTGTCGTCAAGTACCTTGTACGCCACAGAATTAAGTCTTGGCGGTCAGTCAAGCAGCTGCGTCTTTTGCGACTGCCCAATGGCAATGGGCATTATTGTATGGGTTGCGTCCCAACCCTTGTAACATGTTACGCCTAGTTTAAACATGTTcacttaagttttatttttataaataattcaagtttttattataattgtgtgCAGGCCAAAAATTCTGAGgtgtaaatgaaaaaagaatttttgtattgaataatgctttaatcatatttttttacattttgggCGACgtactcatatattttttacgttcaTAATAATTGTGGAATCAGTAATCGTTATTTTAGACAGTTATTAATAAACACACGGTTGAAAATAGTACAATTATTGCTGAATAATTCTCTTATATAACTTAAAGAATCCACTTTATACACTGGTAATTGTGCTACAACAATCAGATTCTTTATCGTATcacagtatttatatttatttatgttaatatacagTATCTATCTTTTAATAATGGACATTATCTACAACAATGTTGTCCAAATAGGTCGCCGGTAACAATATGCTTGGCTGGTGTCTTGCCCAGCCAAGGTACCAAATCATTATGTGAGCGCAAGTACCTACTGTTCTCTTCCCAGTCAAACAAGAGCAATAATAATGGGCAATTGAATCTCTCGCTGTTTCTGCTCTATTGTTGatcaaaatacaaatacaaataataacacaAATGAGTAACCAAATATGGAATAGGTACCCATATATGGAATATAATCATAAGTcaacataacaataacaaaaatagacGTTAATATCTTTGAGatcaattaaatgaatatagcaTATTGTGATCAATGAAAGTTACATATTACTTGCAAAAGTCACAGATCCAAGTATCAAACTCTGGACCAGCACAATCATAATGTGCCCAGAGCCCACACACACATTTAATCAAGCTTTCTCCACTTTTATCTACGGAAAAAGGTCTTGAACAGAACATACATTCTGCATCAGCAGAGTCAGGAGGTACTTGGTCCATCAAATCATCATGTTCACTATCTTCATCAAACAGGATAACGTCTACTTCCTCAGAGTCTTCTTCTTCACTATCATCCTTATTTTTCTTCGTTTGTTTGTTTCTCTTCGCAGCTTTCTTCTTATTCTTTGTCTtgactatactccagccaaattcgatgtggaatgtttaataacaaaacttttacaaacaaattatttttacattacaatagACTTCTATTAATCAAAGTACAAAAACTTAACTTTTTCTTCTAACTATAATCTATTAAACCTTTTCTTGACGACTAAAATCAAATGGCACATAATATTAGAATCAGtcttcttaatttataaaactacaatataactagttttaaatatgaacaattaagtaaaaacaaacaataataaatcaaatcttaATCACTTCGTTTCCACAGTCTTGACAGTAAAAATCTGCATGttccatacatataaaatttttcttattaaattttttacaaatgtaccTAGTTTTCCTATCTTTATGTCTAGGACAAAGTGAACATCTTTACATTGAATTAGAACTTTTTGCCAGCAGTTCTTGTATGTTTTCAAGGGGTTTTTGAAAATACTTTTCAATTCTTTGGCGCAGTCCCTAGGAAGTCTTTGGTTCTGCCTTTTCTTGTTTCTAGGTGGGATCTTAAAGACAAACCTCATTCCCGAATGATTTTACCTCTcaagttagttttatttttctcaatGCTATTGTTGAACATGTGTATAATCATACTATTTATACCAGAATGATTGAGTAAAGCGAAAAATATCGTCAGAGGCCAACGCTTAGAATTACGTGAAACATCGTAAATTATCGATAATTTATCGACAACATCAACGCCACTTTTAGTCTGATCGTAGAATGTAATAATAGGTGGTTTTTGCTGACTTCCTGTTTCAACATCGATTTCTTTATCATGATGCAAAGACGACATCATATACACTATTTTACGTGGCTTTGGTACATAGGATAAGATTGTAATATCTTTTTGGAATCCAAatttggtagtatttaattcaCGATTTGTTTTGAATACAGGTGGTATACAAGTTTTATTAGCACGTAAGGTTCCGACTACAGTTAGTTTATGATCTTTCAGTAAATGATTAGTGCTCTCGTAACTTGTGAAAAAATTATCCATAGTAACATTTCGTGAAGTTTGTGAAACCCATTGTACCAGTCGATCAACTACGTCGTAGGGTTTATTACTAATAGCATAAGGACCCTCAGGTTGCTTGCCGCAATATATTTCCATATTTAGGGTGTAAAATATGTCTTATTGTCCACCAAAGCATAAATTTTGAGACCGTATTTTGCTGGTTTGGATGATATATATTGGTGGAAACCGCAACGTCGCAACGTCGAAAAGCTACTAGTTCTTCATCCAAAGTAAGGTTTTCATCttgagatttttttacaaattgttcAAATATACTTCTGATCGGAGCTAATCGATCTATCATTATTCTCTCATCTCACTTCGTGTAGCAGCGCTATCAAATCTCAAAATTTTCAGTAAGAAAACAAATCTGTTTCTACATAATGTGTCTCGAAATACATCCATTCCAGGGGGCTTAgacaaagtaaaatttaaaaaacgatatGTAGCGAAGttagaaaagaacaaaatgtATGGGATTGACATAAGCCGCGCTAAGTCACGTGGTCAATCGACATCGCTATCGCAAATTGGTAGACAATGTTAAAATTCATTACGAAACCATAGATTAACGAACTGTTATCGAACGTTATCCACGTCGTTACCATACAAATGCGTAGACAAGCAGCACTTTTTTTGTTCGCCTTCGTTGCGATCGCGGTTGTCAAAAAAGTTATCGAAGCGAATACAAAGATGCTGTAGATATCGAAACAACATGGCCGATTTCATTCGACAGCTATTATTTTATCtcgtaaaaaaaatgcattcatTACGTTTATTGTGGGCTGCACACAATGAAAATACATGGCAGAGGCGCCAAAGGCGATCAACGTTAAGAAGAGATTTGAAAACAATTGAGGAAATGCCAGAGTTGTTGTTCATACAACATTTCAGGCTAAACAAAGCCACATACCGTAAATTATGTGACGATCTAAGGTATCGTGCTAGATTAAAAGGATCCGCTGAAATTTCCCTGGAAATAAAGgtaaacaatttatatgtatcttaatatataaaaatccagtgttacaatgtatgttcccagtgaactcCTCACCAGctcaaccgatattgatgaaatttggcatttttgtgtaatttggtccaacttaagagataggatagttttcatttcgattaatggcctcaatgatttataaataacaataaactgattataaaagttgattgttgttattaattgtaagttacgaaaatttcAAGCAGATGGCGCCTCACAtaggattttttacagaaatctgtcagaccgtttatcattaacttatcatagatggcgctatcgttgaattttagatttcattttccactacacgtggtgctggccattttttgatcgatactctctgtgacatcgctttttctggatcatttttcattttattttcatttgttgtatattattttggatatctatatagctactaatttacagttacataatgcagtgaaatataagaacaacaaaataatagtacaaggaatttattcacataaaattttcagtaaaatgccACCAAAAAAATCTAACCTCAACAATGCCCGTCTTGAAAGAGCTCACGAATCAGTCGAACAAAGAGCAGAAAGAAATGAAGCTCAAAGAATTCGCATAGCTGATATTCGTGCGCATGGATCAAAAGAACAGCGTGATAATCGTCTCCAAGAATATTTATCGAGAACAAGAGCTGCACGTGGACAACACATAGATTCAATTAGAGAACGAGACCGAGAAAGGCAGCGAACCAGTCGTGCATTAACACGTGAATCATTTGTTCGTCTTGGGTTTAATTATGCACCAGACATTAATTACTCAGCTGATCCCAAAGTTACTATCGGTGCGatgaacaaaatatgcaaacattGTCAGCCGTTAAAATTTCGGAATGAATCACCTGGCATGTGTTGTGCCTCAGGGAAAGTTGTATTATTACCACTCCCTACTCCGCCTGAACCTTTGAAATCTCTTCTTTCTGGcatttcaaatgattcaaaattatttttgcgtaagacacgaaagtttaattcttgctttcaaatgacatcatttggagcatcaaaaatttgcgatctctcaactgatggtcgtaattttgaaacaacatttaaaatacaaggacaAGTGTACCATAAAATAGGGTCATTGATGCCAATGCCAAATGAAGATCCAAAATTTCTCCAAATCTATTTTATGGGCACTTGTGAAGAACGTGTGACAACGCGATGCCagtctaattttattgaacaagcAGAAGAAAGATCAATTGTAGTATCGTTAGAAATTTTTTTGGAGAATGAATCATCTGATTCAATTGGTTAAAAGAGTATCACCACAATTAAAAGGTGACAATTATCAAATCGTCATTAAAGCTGACAAAGTACCATCGGGAGGACACGCTGGCAGGTTCAATGCGCCAACTGTAGATGAAGTTGCGATTATTATGGTCGGTGATCCAGTTGACAACAGATCTATAAAAATTACCCGCCGAGATAATACTGTGAGTAGAATTTCAGATATACACCGTTCGTACGACGCACTCCAGTACCCATTGATATTCTGGCAAGGACAAGACTAATATCACATCAATATCAAACAGCGTGATCCAATTAAtggtaatgaattaaataaaaaagttagttcAATGAATTACTACGCGCATCGATTAATGATTAGACATAATCAGGACAACTATATTCTTCGATATCGTCAGTTGTATCATCAATACGTCGTGGATATGTTTGCTAAAATTGAAAGTGAACGCTTGCGATTCATTCGGTTTAACCAAGTTAAATTACGATCAGAGGATTACATCCACTTACGAGATGCTGTTGTTGGAAACATCGATGGAAACTTAAACACCAATGAAATCGGCAGTGCGTTTATATTACCTTCAAGCTACATCGGTAGTCCACGGAACATGCAAGAATACATTCAGGACGCGATGACTTACGTACGTCATTGCGGGCGTctcgatttatttataacatttacgtGCAATCCAAATTGGGAGGAAatacaaactttattattaCCAGGTCAACAATCGATACATCGTCACGACATTTGCTTCGACACAGAGTTCTTCATTATCACCCTGACATGGCTAGCATAATCACCAATGCATGTTGTGTGCTACACAATATTGCAGTAGCTGCTAGGATACCACCTCCCAGTGATATGCCAGTCAATGGTCTTGAAGGTAATGAAGACCATTCTATGCAACAAAGCACCACCGACAATGGAAATGAGTTAATTCGAGGCAGGGCTATACGCAATGTTTTGGTTAGAAGAATGtagctattttatatatatattataacattttgaataaaactatattattgattagtatattttaattaacaatcaaCCTTATAAATTTTTTAGACGTAAATCAtccaataaaactaataaattgctGGGCATAATCTAATACGAAAGattgatttattgattacaCATTAACTAAGTAACATAAATTGTGTCAATGTGTGACACTTACTAATTTTaactcttaaaaaaaaaacaaggaacAGTCTTAACAGTTGAAAAACATAGTATAACAGTCTTATCGCAGTCTTAAAATTAACGAGTAAAAATTAGTAATTAGTATAGTTCTTGCAAATCACGAAGTCGAGCGGAATTTACTTGTGGTAAATACGTGTCCGTATACGTGTCTAAGTGTGCGTGAAAACGAAAGCGGGTATGGttagcataaaaataataccaatatttttatatgttcaattgattttaaaataaaacataaaactttttaactaaaatttttattatttaaaatactaagtaagggaatctattaaaataaaattatgtttttctaCATTTGGGTTTAAGTTTGACGGTAATTTAAGCGAAACTTAAGACTTAAGGATACGTAATTGAACTCAAGATATgacaaaattatgaaaataaggTTAGGCTggaactatttaataataaacttccATCTATTTTTACGAATGTGAAAAATGTGTCGCATTAATCTTCTACGGAACTGTCGCTATTAGTTTCAAAGTCAGTCGTGCTGCTATCACTTGATTCAcccacattaattataaattcaaagtcataatcaaaatatttcatatactcCTTTTCAATTTTTTCGACATGCTTGCATGTATTAAACCAGATGTTGTTATCGATACTGTTTAAACCTTCAGCTATTAAATTTTGTACTTCTGTCATATTTTGACCAATATTTTTCGAGGCAATCTTATTCTTCAAAATACCCCAGATGTTTTCAATGGCATTTAACTCGGGGTGATATGGTGGCAGTCGAAGAATTTCGAAACCTTTGCTTTTTATTATCTCGTCAAttctatatgaaataaaacgcTGCTTATTTCTGATTATTAAATCATACAATTCTACGTTGCGGGACCGTTCATTGAAAGGAATACCGTGTTCCGTCAGCCACTTTTGCATGTCGCTCTTGCGCGAATTTGACGTAGGTATACTACTACTTCGAGTATTATGATAGGATGCGTTGTCTATCACTATAACAGATTTATCTGATAAATTTGGCAGCAGCTTTTCATTCAgccatttgttataattattgaaattcatATTAGAGTGATAATCTCCAGTTGTGGATGATGCTTTGTATATTAACGAAACATCTTTAATAAATCCACTACTACTACCTGCATGCACTATAATAAAACGAGCACCGGTactcaacttttttttaaatgacttgtCTTTTGTCTTATTATCTAGCATTTTTAAATTCCACGT
It contains:
- the LOC124538028 gene encoding uncharacterized protein LOC124538028; this translates as MKANNSDGCDLSPLANILERTAQATGVSERTVTRILKEEKELPSSSTKFTSPMKKRRKRDSKFNLDNMNQEIIRTTIQNFHIEHNELPTSAKLQSALREKIGFDGCLNTLRSLLIKMGYKWTKTENNRKSLQERHEIQLWRFNFLKKIHEYREQGRPIIYTDETYVLTSHVRQNTWNLKMLDNKTKDKSFKKKLSTGARFIIVHAGSSSGFIKDVSLIYKASSTTGDYHSNMNFNNYNKWLNEKLLPNLSDKSVIVIDNASYHNTRSSSIPTSNSRKSDMQKWLTEHGIPFNERSRNVELYDLIIRNKQRFISYRIDEIIKSKGFEILRLPPYHPELNAIENIWGILKNKIASKNIGQNMTEVQNLIAEGLNSIDNNIWFNTCKHVEKIEKEYMKYFDYDFEFIINVGESSDSSTTDFETNSDSSVED